In one Candidatus Marinarcus aquaticus genomic region, the following are encoded:
- a CDS encoding formyltransferase family protein, whose translation MIVNLFALTGYGNNALEILLQKGIKIQCLYTRKEPNPYPYYELEQIDELAKRNCIDVQYIDKNCSWSIKNRADVNLIVSYHRLFKKEHLQSAHYNINIHPSLLPSYKGPTPTRWMLFNKEKECGITAHHMTEVVDEGDIIYQKAYALTSNTDAELRKFLAIKIEECVTYILKNFSKWNIIDSPYLESYYGPFDTKKGK comes from the coding sequence ATGATAGTTAATCTTTTTGCTCTTACTGGTTATGGGAACAATGCTTTAGAGATATTATTACAAAAGGGCATAAAAATTCAGTGCTTATATACTCGTAAAGAACCAAACCCCTATCCCTATTATGAGTTAGAACAAATTGATGAATTAGCAAAAAGAAATTGTATTGATGTGCAGTATATAGATAAAAATTGTTCTTGGAGTATTAAAAACAGGGCAGATGTTAATCTTATTGTCTCTTATCATAGATTATTTAAAAAAGAGCATTTACAAAGTGCACACTATAATATTAATATTCACCCCTCTTTACTCCCTTCTTATAAGGGGCCTACCCCCACGCGATGGATGCTTTTTAATAAAGAAAAAGAGTGTGGAATTACAGCACATCATATGACAGAAGTAGTTGATGAAGGAGATATTATCTATCAAAAAGCGTATGCTTTAACTTCAAATACTGATGCGGAGTTAAGAAAATTTTTAGCTATAAAAATTGAAGAATGTGTAACATATATTTTAAAAAATTTTTCAAAATGGAATATAATTGATAGTCCCTATTTGGAGTCTTATTATGGACCATTTGATACAAAAAAAGGAAAGTAA
- a CDS encoding WbqC family protein: MNVAILQPSYIPWIGYFEQIANVEKFVFYDDVQYTKNDWRNRNRIKTPQGALWLTIPVSYKYKELINEVTAIPGWQKKHLKTIINYYHKAKYFDEIFPLFEKVILNEKKFLSEICIDIIKTISSYLEFKTKFYRSSEMNISGDKNERLINICQELNAQLYYSGQSANSYINVKKFQEKGIEVKFQNFNCVPYEQFYGEFIPYLSVLDLLFHCGKESRNIIQKGVYGI, translated from the coding sequence ATGAATGTAGCCATTTTACAGCCATCTTATATTCCTTGGATTGGTTATTTTGAACAAATAGCAAATGTAGAAAAGTTTGTATTTTATGATGATGTTCAATATACAAAAAATGATTGGAGAAATAGAAACAGAATCAAAACGCCACAAGGAGCTTTATGGTTGACCATCCCTGTCTCATACAAATATAAAGAGCTTATCAATGAGGTAACTGCGATACCAGGTTGGCAAAAAAAACATTTGAAAACCATTATTAACTATTATCATAAGGCTAAATATTTTGATGAGATATTTCCACTTTTTGAAAAAGTAATACTCAATGAGAAAAAATTTCTTTCTGAAATTTGTATAGATATAATTAAAACCATCTCTTCTTATTTAGAGTTCAAAACAAAGTTTTATCGTTCTTCTGAAATGAATATTAGTGGAGATAAGAATGAGCGTTTAATTAATATTTGTCAAGAATTAAATGCGCAGTTGTATTATAGTGGACAATCAGCAAATAGTTATATTAATGTAAAAAAATTTCAAGAAAAGGGGATAGAGGTTAAATTTCAGAATTTTAATTGCGTACCATATGAGCAGTTTTATGGTGAGTTTATTCCATATCTATCTGTTCTTGATTTATTATTTCATTGCGGGAAAGAGAGTCGTAATATAATACAAAAGGGCGTGTATGGAATCTGA
- the neuC gene encoding UDP-N-acetylglucosamine 2-epimerase, translating to MNKKRIVFLTGTRADFGKMKSLIKITQESPLFDVHIFVTGMHMIAQYGKTIIEVEKSGFKNIYPFINHDEIVHMDRNLATTINGFSHYIAELQPDLILVHGDRIEAMAGAIVGSLNNILVAHIEGGEISGTIDELIRHSISKLSHIHLVSNQEAKRRLVQMGEDEAAVFTIGSPDLDIMNSKELPSIEFVKEYYQIKYDNYAIVMLHPVTTELKAIKKQVKIFVDALLESQQNYIVIYPNNDLGSNLILDEYERFNDNPNIQMYPSIRFEYFLVLLKHAKFMIGNSSAGVREAPYYKIPAINIGNRQNNRVHSKSIINIDYNKEDILEAIQTALHQEKFEQDVDFGDGKSDQNFLKLLTGESVWNISNQKQFKDRD from the coding sequence ATGAATAAAAAAAGAATAGTGTTTCTAACTGGAACACGTGCAGATTTTGGAAAGATGAAGTCGTTGATTAAAATCACCCAAGAATCACCGCTTTTTGATGTGCATATTTTTGTAACGGGCATGCACATGATTGCCCAGTATGGTAAAACCATCATTGAGGTTGAAAAATCGGGCTTTAAAAATATCTACCCTTTTATAAATCATGATGAAATAGTACATATGGACAGAAACCTTGCTACGACCATCAATGGCTTTTCGCACTACATTGCAGAGTTGCAACCCGATTTGATATTGGTGCACGGAGATCGAATTGAGGCGATGGCAGGAGCTATTGTGGGAAGTCTGAACAATATCTTAGTGGCACACATTGAAGGGGGTGAAATATCAGGAACGATTGATGAACTCATACGTCACTCTATTTCAAAACTTTCACATATTCATTTGGTATCAAACCAAGAAGCCAAGAGAAGATTGGTGCAAATGGGTGAAGATGAAGCGGCTGTTTTCACTATTGGTTCTCCTGATTTGGATATCATGAACTCAAAAGAGTTGCCCTCTATAGAGTTTGTAAAAGAGTATTATCAAATCAAGTATGATAACTATGCCATTGTGATGTTGCATCCAGTGACCACAGAACTTAAAGCAATAAAAAAACAGGTGAAAATTTTTGTGGATGCTTTGCTGGAGAGTCAACAAAACTATATTGTGATTTATCCCAATAATGATTTGGGGTCTAATCTCATACTCGATGAGTACGAACGCTTTAATGATAATCCTAATATTCAGATGTACCCTTCGATTCGATTTGAGTATTTTTTAGTGTTACTTAAACATGCCAAGTTTATGATAGGAAACTCCAGTGCGGGTGTGAGAGAAGCGCCTTATTATAAAATACCTGCAATTAACATTGGCAATCGTCAAAATAATCGAGTGCACTCTAAAAGTATCATCAACATTGATTATAACAAAGAGGATATTTTAGAAGCGATTCAAACTGCTTTGCACCAAGAGAAATTTGAACAAGATGTCGATTTTGGGGATGGGAAAAGTGATCAAAACTTCTTAAAGCTTTTAACGGGTGAATCTGTATGGAATATCTCGAATCAAAAGCAGTTTAAGGATCGAGATTGA
- a CDS encoding glycosyltransferase: MGYSVKPKILFIVDTLAFGGAQKVLFEQMKYIKKQGYEVALFSIKKNMYHNWFEEFLIYGAINEQQSIATNIFVVLEKLKEVVPHFDVIIGFIDLFTNYLAVMSGKMHNKTTLVSSRVVLSDHLQKIDYPSVNHEMITYFYNQADGVIALSKNVKKDLIEKYAIDTKKIFQVYNPVNFKRVEQLSQKDCKHETFFNRRVILSIGRMTEQKNHLFVLELFSHIADEYEDVNLCILGDGPLRESLLKKINKLSLENRVLLPGNVENIYPYLEKSELFLFPSLYEGLGNSILEALSVGVPIVASNLEVIKELIENKKNGLLCELAQPETFIQAIKKILEDKSYAQILSNNGKISVQRFQISKIGEEFLRVINKVYNG; the protein is encoded by the coding sequence ATGGGATATTCAGTGAAGCCTAAAATATTATTTATTGTAGATACGCTTGCTTTTGGTGGAGCACAAAAAGTATTGTTTGAACAAATGAAATATATTAAAAAACAAGGGTATGAAGTAGCTCTTTTTTCGATTAAAAAGAATATGTATCATAATTGGTTTGAAGAGTTTTTAATTTATGGAGCCATTAATGAACAGCAGAGCATTGCTACTAACATTTTTGTAGTTTTAGAAAAATTAAAAGAAGTGGTACCACATTTTGATGTAATCATTGGATTTATAGATTTATTTACCAACTACTTGGCGGTTATGTCGGGTAAAATGCATAATAAAACAACGTTGGTTTCAAGCAGAGTTGTATTGTCTGATCATCTTCAAAAAATCGATTATCCTTCAGTAAATCATGAAATGATTACGTATTTTTATAATCAAGCAGATGGGGTAATTGCATTGTCTAAAAATGTGAAAAAAGATTTAATTGAAAAGTATGCAATTGATACAAAAAAAATTTTTCAAGTATATAATCCTGTGAATTTTAAAAGAGTTGAACAACTCTCTCAAAAAGATTGTAAACATGAAACTTTTTTTAATCGAAGAGTGATATTGTCTATTGGAAGAATGACGGAACAAAAAAATCATTTGTTTGTTTTAGAACTTTTTTCACATATAGCAGATGAATACGAAGATGTAAATTTGTGCATCTTAGGAGATGGTCCATTAAGAGAAAGTTTGCTTAAAAAAATTAACAAATTATCTCTTGAGAATAGAGTTTTATTGCCAGGTAATGTGGAAAATATTTATCCGTATTTAGAAAAATCTGAATTATTTTTATTTCCTTCGTTATATGAAGGGTTAGGGAATTCAATTTTAGAAGCATTATCTGTAGGTGTTCCTATTGTAGCTTCAAATTTAGAGGTCATTAAAGAGTTGATAGAGAATAAAAAAAATGGATTACTGTGTGAATTGGCGCAACCTGAAACTTTTATTCAAGCGATTAAAAAAATACTTGAAGATAAAAGTTATGCTCAAATTTTATCAAATAATGGGAAAATAAGTGTTCAAAGGTTTCAGATTTCAAAAATAGGTGAAGAGTTTTTAAGGGTTATTAATAAGGTATATAATGGATAA
- a CDS encoding class I SAM-dependent methyltransferase gives MESEFIIPDSIKSEIEKGLKSFRKKYSINSKLNNVENILNGIKYVFETHRFKKFNPSVYKEIKYLEIGVGLGGNLINSLKAGYDINGIEPSCDDEIKGRYQACLNLMIANGIKDPEDKLIDSVVENLPFSDESYDFVFSIAVLEHVKSVREALKESYRVLKRGGVMYMNIPNYDSFYEGHYDILWLPYLLRNKKMARLYLKLRGRDPSYLKELNFTRPDMIMKIAKNEMPNGTYDCYPHITGFLSVFGLIYFAFKTKTSNEFHVTQKLSRQPLLYKASYFISMVVVKTFMFCGFAKTFNFIYFKEE, from the coding sequence ATGGAATCTGAGTTTATAATACCTGACTCTATAAAAAGTGAAATTGAAAAAGGATTAAAGTCATTTAGAAAAAAATATAGCATTAATAGTAAACTTAATAATGTTGAAAATATTTTAAATGGGATTAAATATGTTTTTGAGACTCATCGATTTAAAAAATTCAACCCTTCTGTATATAAAGAAATTAAATATTTGGAGATAGGTGTAGGATTGGGAGGAAATTTAATTAATTCTCTCAAAGCAGGCTATGATATAAATGGTATTGAACCTTCATGTGATGATGAAATCAAAGGCAGATATCAAGCATGTTTGAATCTTATGATAGCCAATGGAATAAAAGATCCTGAAGATAAGTTGATTGATTCAGTTGTTGAAAATTTGCCTTTCTCAGATGAAAGTTATGATTTTGTTTTTAGTATTGCAGTTTTAGAACATGTAAAGAGTGTAAGAGAAGCATTGAAAGAGTCTTATCGCGTATTAAAAAGAGGTGGGGTTATGTATATGAATATACCAAATTATGACTCGTTTTATGAAGGGCATTACGATATTTTATGGCTTCCTTATCTGCTTCGAAATAAAAAGATGGCAAGATTGTATTTAAAACTTAGAGGTCGTGATCCTTCCTATTTAAAAGAGTTAAATTTCACTCGACCTGACATGATAATGAAAATTGCTAAAAATGAGATGCCTAATGGTACATATGATTGTTATCCCCATATCACAGGATTTTTATCTGTTTTTGGTTTGATTTACTTTGCTTTTAAAACAAAAACATCAAATGAATTTCATGTAACACAAAAGTTATCAAGACAACCTTTACTCTATAAAGCAAGCTATTTTATTTCTATGGTGGTTGTCAAAACATTCATGTTTTGTGGGTTTGCAAAAACTTTTAATTTTATATATTTTAAGGAGGAATAA
- a CDS encoding glycosyltransferase produces the protein MDNKFKTYMNQRGWFVLFDDFEPPFYWLNELKYKLIGIFVSLLAFPIVLLCLLYLFFETKLRFSKKCRMLFGTHFIITLKLFAKELESTHDVTYFTFKDNGHVVPDLDVKTIENIAPSFISRRFPLLLGRYFAFLWAIRNFDILHLYFDGGFLNRTIFWRFEPIIYQIFKKKLIMYSFGEDRTDFIRTHNLFHKVGLMGFNKTYFANDFIKIKRNYWWSKYANYVIGNTDYLIYLPKLDVLTFNMHILPYEQLVNKKINEKIKIVHFANHGIRKGSHIIEKALKTVCEETDLIEYEMIYNVSRDEVLEKMNTSHIVIEQVSNGFPSFTTFEALAKGNVVLTMIDESLMSLYQFLIPEYYEDFFQQPYVINTNMNNLKEDILKVINNKQTLEETLKATHEYAYRRINDNIEAYRAIINKVINKD, from the coding sequence ATGGATAATAAATTTAAAACATATATGAATCAAAGAGGATGGTTTGTTTTATTTGATGATTTTGAACCACCGTTTTATTGGTTAAATGAATTAAAATATAAATTGATTGGAATTTTTGTTTCTCTTCTTGCTTTTCCTATCGTCTTGCTTTGTTTACTCTATTTATTTTTTGAAACAAAACTCAGATTCTCAAAAAAGTGTCGAATGTTATTTGGTACACATTTTATTATTACGCTGAAACTTTTTGCAAAAGAACTTGAATCTACTCACGATGTAACCTATTTTACATTTAAAGACAATGGGCATGTTGTACCAGATCTTGATGTAAAAACAATTGAAAATATTGCACCTTCATTTATAAGTCGCAGATTTCCTTTATTATTAGGACGATATTTTGCTTTTTTATGGGCAATACGTAATTTTGATATACTGCACCTCTATTTTGATGGAGGTTTTTTAAATAGAACTATATTTTGGCGATTTGAGCCTATTATTTATCAAATATTTAAAAAAAAGCTGATTATGTATTCTTTTGGAGAAGACAGAACCGATTTTATAAGAACTCACAATCTTTTTCATAAAGTTGGTTTAATGGGATTCAATAAAACTTATTTTGCAAATGATTTTATAAAAATTAAGAGAAATTATTGGTGGAGTAAGTATGCGAATTATGTTATTGGAAATACTGATTATCTGATATACCTTCCGAAACTTGATGTGCTGACTTTTAATATGCATATTTTGCCCTATGAACAACTTGTGAATAAAAAAATCAATGAGAAAATTAAAATTGTACATTTTGCAAATCATGGCATAAGAAAAGGGTCTCATATTATAGAAAAAGCACTTAAAACTGTTTGTGAAGAAACCGATCTTATTGAATATGAAATGATTTATAATGTTTCAAGAGACGAAGTACTGGAAAAAATGAATACAAGTCATATTGTAATAGAACAAGTAAGTAATGGTTTTCCTAGTTTTACCACGTTTGAAGCTTTAGCTAAAGGTAACGTTGTTTTGACAATGATTGATGAAAGTTTAATGAGTCTTTATCAATTCTTGATTCCAGAGTATTATGAAGATTTTTTTCAACAACCATACGTTATAAATACCAATATGAATAACTTGAAAGAAGATATTTTAAAAGTAATCAACAATAAACAAACATTAGAAGAGACTTTAAAAGCGACTCATGAATATGCTTATCGTCGTATTAATGATAATATTGAAGCATATCGTGCAATTATTAATAAAGTTATTAATAAGGATTAA
- a CDS encoding dTDP-glucose 4,6-dehydratase → MSQVYLITGGAGFIGSNFVDYIYNKYPDSKIIVLDLLTYAGNIEYLPEKQNCDRFEFWYGDIKNTSLVESLVSQSDYVIHFAAETHVTRSISDNKNFFETDVLGTQVISNAVLKYMTKVKKFIHVSTSEVYGNAQEATMDENHPLNPTSPYAAAKAGADRLVYSYFITYNIPAVIVRPFNNYGPRQHLEKLIPRFISNILIADPLCIHGNGEASRDWVYVEDTCRAIDMILTAPLEDVQGEVFNIATGKSYSILEIADELLTIMKPEKLNKKFDTDRPGQVHRHTGDYKKIRELLGWEPEIDFEQGLIKTVSWFKENQTLWEKQMWLKDIPITLPNGQKIVH, encoded by the coding sequence ATGTCTCAAGTCTATTTAATAACGGGTGGTGCAGGATTTATAGGTTCAAATTTTGTTGATTACATTTATAATAAATATCCCGATTCAAAAATAATTGTTTTGGATTTATTAACCTATGCAGGGAATATTGAGTATTTACCCGAAAAACAAAATTGTGATCGTTTTGAATTTTGGTATGGAGATATCAAAAATACAAGTTTAGTTGAGTCTTTAGTCTCTCAATCTGATTATGTAATCCATTTTGCTGCAGAGACGCATGTGACTCGTTCCATCTCAGATAATAAAAATTTCTTTGAGACCGATGTGCTTGGTACACAAGTTATATCCAATGCCGTTTTAAAATATATGACAAAAGTTAAAAAATTTATTCATGTATCAACCTCTGAAGTTTATGGAAATGCACAAGAAGCCACAATGGATGAAAATCATCCATTGAATCCAACCTCTCCATACGCTGCGGCTAAAGCAGGTGCAGACAGATTGGTGTATTCATATTTTATAACCTATAACATTCCTGCAGTGATTGTCCGGCCTTTTAATAATTATGGACCAAGACAACATTTGGAAAAGTTAATTCCTCGATTTATTTCAAATATATTAATTGCAGATCCCCTTTGCATTCATGGCAATGGTGAGGCAAGCAGGGATTGGGTCTATGTTGAAGATACTTGTCGAGCCATAGATATGATTTTAACGGCTCCTTTAGAAGATGTTCAAGGGGAGGTTTTCAATATTGCCACGGGAAAAAGTTACTCTATTTTAGAAATTGCAGATGAGTTATTAACAATAATGAAACCTGAAAAATTAAATAAAAAATTTGATACAGATAGACCAGGACAAGTTCATCGGCATACTGGTGATTATAAAAAAATCAGAGAGTTACTTGGATGGGAACCTGAAATTGATTTTGAACAGGGATTAATTAAAACTGTGTCGTGGTTTAAAGAAAATCAGACTTTATGGGAAAAACAGATGTGGTTAAAGGATATACCTATTACGCTTCCAAATGGTCAAAAAATAGTACATTGA
- a CDS encoding class I SAM-dependent methyltransferase, with amino-acid sequence MNQKQVCDICGNKSFKLILDNQLPSVCSGGEIVQNSIPLRREECQHCGFIKTITSPLDMLGDNYYKSTYSAKLKDSNYDFVNFAFNKNFVEVLNDFVLAHDFKTTGTLLDIGCGKGKFEKAFLEKYPNWKAIGVDPSEKSIEIAQQSAPSAQFILDKYNYDLFKTEKYDLIAMHTILNRVSPAILIQDAGKLLNIGGVLSVQIAIFEQTPFQFYFADHPYLYDYEHLCFIAAKNGLFPIKMDNNGNLTRVLFEKRDQSSEFTIDTQRIFLKNRTIITQWKQIISELSECSDAGMTLAIYGAGTTAAMLISQSGYDLKLLKIIFDDNAYKIGETFLDSKIESFDIAKAKTVDRVLLCAGPDGILRMKEKVNLDSVIGYGI; translated from the coding sequence ATGAATCAAAAACAAGTGTGTGATATTTGTGGGAATAAAAGTTTTAAATTAATTTTAGATAATCAATTACCATCAGTATGCTCTGGCGGAGAGATTGTTCAAAACAGCATTCCTTTAAGAAGAGAAGAGTGTCAACATTGTGGATTTATAAAAACCATAACATCTCCTTTAGATATGTTAGGCGACAATTATTATAAATCTACTTATTCCGCAAAATTAAAAGATTCAAATTATGATTTTGTTAATTTTGCTTTTAATAAGAATTTTGTAGAGGTTTTAAATGATTTTGTTTTGGCACATGACTTTAAAACAACCGGTACTCTTCTGGATATAGGGTGCGGTAAAGGAAAATTTGAAAAAGCGTTCTTAGAAAAATATCCAAATTGGAAAGCCATTGGTGTTGACCCCAGTGAAAAATCTATAGAAATAGCTCAACAAAGTGCACCTTCCGCACAATTTATTCTTGATAAATATAATTATGATCTTTTTAAAACAGAAAAATATGATCTAATTGCAATGCATACAATTCTAAATCGAGTTTCTCCTGCAATTTTAATTCAAGATGCAGGAAAACTGTTAAATATAGGAGGTGTTTTAAGTGTACAAATAGCTATTTTTGAACAAACACCTTTTCAGTTCTACTTTGCAGATCATCCATACCTTTATGATTATGAGCATCTGTGTTTCATTGCAGCAAAAAATGGCCTATTCCCAATTAAAATGGATAATAATGGAAATTTAACTCGCGTTTTATTTGAAAAAAGAGATCAGTCAAGTGAGTTTACGATTGATACCCAAAGAATATTTCTGAAAAATAGAACCATTATTACACAATGGAAACAGATAATTTCTGAATTGTCTGAATGCAGTGATGCTGGAATGACATTAGCCATTTATGGTGCTGGTACAACTGCTGCCATGTTAATTTCACAAAGCGGGTATGATCTTAAACTTTTAAAAATAATCTTTGATGATAATGCATATAAAATAGGAGAAACTTTTTTAGATTCAAAAATTGAAAGTTTTGATATTGCTAAGGCAAAAACAGTTGACAGAGTTTTATTATGTGCAGGTCCTGATGGTATTTTAAGAATGAAAGAAAAAGTTAATTTAGATTCCGTTATTGGGTATGGCATATGA
- a CDS encoding N-acetylneuraminate synthase family protein, producing the protein MHELQIQNRKIGLQHPPLVIAEIGINHNGSLKTAFEMVDAAHKAGAEVIKHQTHVVEDEMSKAAKEVIPGNADISIYDIMASCALSEDDEIKLKEYVESKGMIFLSTPFSRAAANRLEKMGVSAYKIGSGECNNYPLIEHIAAFKKPMIVSTGMNNIEQVRKTVEILERYEVPYALLHTTNLYPTPAHLVRLGAMQALQEAFPNAIIGLSDHTVNNNACLAATALGACILERHFTDLMQRKGPDIINSMDPIALKELIAASAEIAQMRGGVKEAAKEEQITIDFAFATVVTIKPLKKGEVLTKENIWVKRPGTGEIKAEHYNDLLGKCVNKDIECDEHLSWSDIDE; encoded by the coding sequence ATGCATGAGTTGCAAATACAAAATAGAAAAATTGGTTTACAACATCCCCCTTTAGTTATTGCAGAAATAGGTATCAATCACAATGGAAGTTTGAAAACGGCTTTTGAAATGGTTGATGCAGCGCATAAAGCGGGCGCTGAAGTCATCAAACATCAAACTCATGTGGTTGAAGATGAGATGAGTAAAGCAGCTAAAGAGGTCATTCCTGGCAATGCCGATATCTCTATATATGATATTATGGCTTCATGTGCTTTAAGTGAAGATGATGAAATCAAGCTCAAAGAGTATGTTGAATCCAAAGGCATGATATTTTTAAGCACACCCTTTTCAAGGGCAGCAGCCAATAGATTAGAGAAAATGGGTGTGAGTGCGTATAAAATTGGCTCAGGAGAGTGCAATAATTATCCTTTAATTGAACACATTGCTGCGTTTAAAAAGCCAATGATTGTAAGTACGGGAATGAACAATATTGAACAGGTTCGAAAAACCGTTGAAATTCTTGAACGATATGAAGTGCCTTATGCCCTTTTACACACCACCAATCTTTATCCTACGCCTGCTCATTTGGTTCGATTAGGGGCCATGCAAGCTTTGCAAGAAGCTTTTCCCAATGCCATTATTGGACTTTCAGATCATACTGTAAATAACAATGCCTGCTTAGCGGCTACGGCATTGGGTGCTTGCATTTTAGAGAGACACTTTACTGATTTAATGCAACGAAAAGGGCCTGATATTATTAATTCTATGGACCCTATTGCCCTTAAAGAGCTTATTGCAGCTAGCGCAGAGATTGCACAAATGCGAGGCGGAGTAAAAGAGGCTGCCAAAGAGGAGCAAATCACCATCGACTTTGCGTTTGCAACCGTTGTTACCATAAAACCTTTGAAAAAAGGGGAAGTGCTTACCAAAGAGAATATTTGGGTAAAACGGCCAGGAACAGGAGAAATCAAAGCAGAACACTACAATGACCTATTAGGGAAATGCGTCAATAAAGATATTGAGTGTGATGAACACCTCTCTTGGAGTGATATTGATGAATAA
- a CDS encoding cytidylyltransferase domain-containing protein encodes MKILAIIPARGGSKGLPRKNIVNLAGKPLIAYSIEAALNSKYITKTVVSSEDDEILDVAEFFGAQTLTRDEALAQDDVKTEPVLLDVLEKLDESFDYMILLQATSPLRTAQDIDEAMNQMLEQKAEALISVYEPSHSALKAFMVDENSCLKGIVNDEYPFSPRQLLPKTYYPNGAIYIINTKEFMKNRSLFIKEKTAFYLMDERMSLDIDTQKDLEVVEGLLNE; translated from the coding sequence TTGAAAATTTTAGCCATTATTCCTGCTCGGGGTGGTTCAAAAGGGTTACCCAGAAAAAATATTGTAAACCTTGCAGGTAAACCTTTGATTGCTTACAGTATAGAAGCCGCACTGAACTCAAAATACATCACAAAAACAGTGGTCTCTTCTGAAGATGATGAAATTTTAGACGTAGCAGAATTTTTTGGAGCACAAACGCTTACAAGAGATGAAGCATTAGCTCAAGATGATGTGAAAACAGAACCTGTTTTATTGGATGTTCTTGAAAAATTGGATGAATCGTTTGATTATATGATTTTACTGCAAGCGACTTCTCCACTAAGAACCGCACAAGATATCGATGAAGCAATGAATCAAATGTTAGAGCAAAAAGCGGAGGCGCTTATCAGTGTGTATGAACCAAGTCATTCTGCTCTCAAAGCTTTTATGGTGGATGAGAACAGTTGTTTAAAGGGCATTGTCAACGATGAGTACCCTTTTTCTCCAAGACAACTTTTACCCAAAACATACTATCCTAATGGAGCTATTTACATCATCAATACAAAAGAGTTTATGAAAAACAGAAGCTTGTTTATAAAAGAGAAAACAGCCTTTTATTTGATGGATGAACGTATGAGTTTAGATATTGATACACAGAAAGATTTGGAAGTAGTTGAAGGATTATTGAATGAATGA
- a CDS encoding radical SAM/SPASM domain-containing protein produces MLTKDQKDKLLKIERNLKNWEFPPQLIIETTSVCNQKCIHCNHRIMERPKVHMKDEVYKKIIDELSEIAPNTEVWPTFYGEAFTLREKLFERLRYARDKGLSNLVLNSNGRLLERDNWIDEILTSGLKRFILSLDGFTKETFEKIRVGGDRDKIYAAVEKLLLRKEELNLEFPVIQCQYSVMEENEHEVEMFQSYWEERGAEVKTRAMFSWTNSGEVVAQNLDYSNEFRIACPWANNTMAIHQDGNVVTCAVDYSGRCVVGNVQEFSLVELWARHNEIVRKPHIENRWNDIPDICKTCPDWQVVGATYHKNKNIEEKKEARPFWWKNDS; encoded by the coding sequence ATGTTGACGAAAGATCAAAAAGATAAATTATTAAAAATTGAAAGAAATCTTAAAAATTGGGAATTTCCTCCTCAATTAATTATTGAAACCACATCTGTATGTAATCAAAAGTGTATTCATTGTAACCATCGTATTATGGAAAGACCTAAAGTCCATATGAAAGATGAAGTGTATAAAAAAATCATAGATGAACTCTCAGAAATAGCTCCAAATACAGAAGTTTGGCCTACTTTTTATGGGGAGGCTTTTACTTTAAGAGAGAAGTTATTTGAACGTTTACGTTATGCCAGAGATAAAGGATTAAGTAATTTGGTTCTTAATTCAAATGGTCGACTTTTAGAGAGAGATAATTGGATTGATGAAATATTAACATCAGGATTAAAACGATTTATCCTCTCTTTAGATGGATTTACAAAAGAGACATTTGAAAAAATCAGAGTAGGAGGAGACCGAGATAAGATTTATGCCGCAGTTGAAAAACTTTTACTTCGAAAAGAGGAGTTAAATTTAGAATTTCCTGTCATACAATGTCAATACTCTGTGATGGAAGAGAATGAACATGAAGTTGAAATGTTTCAATCTTATTGGGAAGAAAGAGGGGCTGAAGTCAAAACACGTGCAATGTTCTCTTGGACCAATTCGGGTGAAGTAGTTGCCCAAAATTTAGATTATAGTAATGAGTTTAGAATAGCCTGTCCTTGGGCAAATAATACAATGGCAATTCATCAAGATGGGAATGTGGTCACTTGTGCAGTGGATTATTCAGGGCGATGTGTTGTTGGAAATGTGCAAGAGTTTTCTTTAGTAGAATTATGGGCTCGACATAATGAAATTGTAAGAAAACCACATATTGAAAACAGATGGAATGATATACCTGATATTTGTAAAACTTGTCCAGATTGGCAAGTGGTTGGGGCAACGTATCATAAAAATAAAAATATTGAAGAAAAAAAAGAAGCCAGACCTTTTTGGTGGAAAAATGATAGTTAA